The stretch of DNA TGTAGAGATCTGATGCAGCATAGAGCGAATATAATTCGTTAGAAACATACTCCATTTTATTAAATACGTAATCATTCAGTTTTTGAGCAGTGTCATATGGCGAGCTTGTATTGTCGCCTGCTGCTGCTGCCTCAAGGATGATAGCATATCCATCATTGTATGGGAAATGATACAAGTCGCTGGTTTCAAGGTTATCTCCACTATCAGGATCTGGCAAATGCGATGCATCATTGTTATATTTTTCAATCGCATCAAGAGCAAGCTGCCCGGACCATGTCACTGTATTGCTGGGATCTACCGTGATAAATAATCCCATCGGTTTAATCCCTACGGAGCTATAATTCCCAATAACCTGAAATGGGATATTGACTGAACAATTCATACCAGGGGAAAGATCAGTGAATGTCGCCGTTGAACTTAAACCATCTTCAATTGATACGAAATAAACCGTGCCACTTGCGTTTGTTGATCCAAAATTATGAATAATTACGTTCTGAGATACGATGGTGTCCTGCGTCCAATACCAATTAAAATAACCGTATTCTGGGGCCACTGTCGGGACAAGGGCTTTCGCCTCGGAGTTTGTTTTCAAAGATGGCTTAACAAAGTTGATCTTTACTGCTTTCATTGAAGATTTTTGAGCATCAACATAATTATTATTGGTAGGGAACTGGATATCCGAGTCGATAACTTCAACACCAGGATATTTTTCTGCTGTTTCCTTATCCATCTTCTCGATCGGAACAGGCGTTACCACCGGATTATACTCTGACATGTCCTTTTTTCCAGCCCATTCATCAAACTGACCAACCCATCCAGGGGGTGTTGGATTTGAATCGTTTACTGCGCTAACAACTGGAATGAACATCATTCCTGCAAATACTAATATCACTAGCAAGCTCAATACCCGCAGACTCGTTTTGATTTTCATTTTTTCACCAGATATAATAAAACCAGAAAAAAGGAGATAATTGAAACATGTGTGATCTTTGATACAATGTTGCTCCTGTGATATTCCGGTTAAATCCTTAGATACAACAATGCCGATATTTTTTATCAGCTTTTACAGGACAATAACAGACTGTCCAGATCAGTCCTATAACAATGACTTTATAAACGGTTTATGTGTCAAAATTTGTCATGTTATAGTAAACCAAATTATAACAAGAATAGCTATAAAATTCTGAAAAATCGTATTATTTGCCTTTAATTTTTAATAAAATTACATTTTTTAGAGATTCTAGAATCAGGGGAATGACTGTGATACCATAATCCCCCGATCCGCGGGTATCACTGGAATAACCGCTTTATTGAATATTATGTACCGGTATTAATTTTCTCTCTGCCAAAATTAATCCGGTTATAAACATGACGAATTTTGTCACATAAAAAGTAATTGACAGTACCCTGAACGCTTACCTGTGATACCATGAAACTAAACTGGTTAGCGATTTTGTTCATTATTGTTGCGGCACTTGCCGTACCATCTGTATCGGCAAAAATAATCGAAGAAAAAGACGGATATATCGTAACTACTTGTGATAAAAGTCTCAATCTGCCAGAAGCTTTTAAATCCACTTCAAGATCGATCTCCCAAGGCCAGACCGACTGGTATTCAACCTCGGTTCCCGCAGGGAAAACCTCTTTATATGCAGATTTAAACTGGGGCGACACTTCAGATTCCATCTCGCTTACGATCCTGGCACCAGACAGTACACTTGGACCGTATTATGATTCTGCAGACGGACATATTGATGGCCGGATAAATCTGAGAATTTCAAAATCCAGCGGTATTCCGTCAGGCACATGGTGGTCAAAGATTTATGGAGAAATGGTGAACGGTGCTCAAAGTTACACATACTCCGCATCTGCAATTTAGACCACAATCTTTTTTTAGTAATTAATTTATTTATTACAAAGGGGGGGAGGTTGTGGTACGTTCACATCGTTTACTGATACTTCTTCTTTATGTATCTTTGATTCTTTCATCTAATGCAAGTGCAACGTTAAACGAATATATCGTTGAACCGGTCACTCCTGATATGGACACCGGCACGCCTCTGGATACAGTTCTTATCAATTTCTGGGACCTCCCCCCAGGAGCCATGTTAATTGCCCTCGCTCTTTCTGTTTCGTCCTTTCTCGGGTTTCCAGTTGAATTATTTTTTTATATTAAATTGTATATGATCCTTGGATACCGTAAAATATCCCGGAATACTGTTCTGACCAACGAAACACGAAATCAGATTTATTCATGCATCAAGGAAAACCCTGGTATCATCTTTAACGATCTTGTACGCAGGAGTGGTATAAACAGAGGAAATGTCTCTTA from Methanolacinia petrolearia DSM 11571 encodes:
- a CDS encoding transglutaminase-like domain-containing protein; translated protein: MKIKTSLRVLSLLVILVFAGMMFIPVVSAVNDSNPTPPGWVGQFDEWAGKKDMSEYNPVVTPVPIEKMDKETAEKYPGVEVIDSDIQFPTNNNYVDAQKSSMKAVKINFVKPSLKTNSEAKALVPTVAPEYGYFNWYWTQDTIVSQNVIIHNFGSTNASGTVYFVSIEDGLSSTATFTDLSPGMNCSVNIPFQVIGNYSSVGIKPMGLFITVDPSNTVTWSGQLALDAIEKYNNDASHLPDPDSGDNLETSDLYHFPYNDGYAIILEAAAAGDNTSSPYDTAQKLNDYVFNKMEYVSNELYSLYAASDLYIINHEYEGVCDEHATMDVTFSRSLGIPSRFLGITWLNETGSCIGHAILENWDGNSWIHSDPTWNSFNNPQIYNHGNNTHMYLTKYTDADDSRFTEDPAGDGLLRYEDLVAIPLGELPEYN